The following nucleotide sequence is from Thiomicrospira sp. XS5.
ATTGGTGACCGCAGTGCGCGAACGCCCGACCGCGTCAGCCACAGCCTGTTGTGTTAATTCAAATTCATGCATCAGCCGCTTCAGGCCGTAGGCGGTTTCAATCGGATTCAGATCCTGGCGCTGCATGTTCTCAATCAATGCCATGGCCAAGGTGGTCTGATTATCCGCCTGGCGTACCACGACGGGCACTTTTTCCAGACCGGCCATTTTGGCCGCACGCCAACGGCGCTCAC
It contains:
- a CDS encoding ParB/RepB/Spo0J family partition protein, with protein sequence ERRWRAAKMAGLEKVPVVVRQADNQTTLAMALIENMQRQDLNPIETAYGLKRLMHEFELTQQAVADAVGRSRTAVTN